A section of the Festucalex cinctus isolate MCC-2025b chromosome 7, RoL_Fcin_1.0, whole genome shotgun sequence genome encodes:
- the atp1a3b gene encoding sodium/potassium-transporting ATPase subunit alpha-3b isoform X2 codes for MPKFQRRFKGAPAERGHLSTCEEDKKSDCANMGYGRSDSYRVATTQDKDDRSPKKKKGGATGTKDMDDLKKEVPITEHKMSVEEVCRKYQTDIVQGLTNAKAAEVLLRDGPNALTPPPTTPEWVKFCRQLFGGFSILLWIGAILCFLAYAIQAATEDDPAGDNLYLGIVLTAVVVITGCFSYFQEAKSSKIMESFKNMVPQQALVIREGEKVQINAEEVVGGDLIEVKGGDRIPADIRVVSAHGCKVDNSSLTGESEPQSRSPDCTHDNPLETRNVAFFSTNCVEGTARGIVICTGDRTVMGRIATLTSGLETGKTPIAKEIEHFIHIITGVAVFLGVTFFVLALILGYSWLEAVIFLIGIIVANVPEGLLATVTVCLTLTAKRMAKKNCLVKNLEAVETLGSTSTICSDKTGTLTQNRMTVAHMWFDNQIHEADTTEDQSGASFDKSSVTWQSLARIASLCNRAQFKAGQDSVAILKRDVAGDASESALLKCIELSCGSVRMMREKNKKVAEIPFNSTNKYQLSVHETEDPNDNRYLLVMKGAPERILDRCSTILLQGKEQPMDEELKEAFQNAYMELGGLGERVLGFCHLMLPEDQYPKGFAFDTDDVNFQTDNLCFVGLMSMIDPPRAAVPDAVGKCRSAGIKVIMVTGDHPITAKAIAKGVGIISEGNETVEDIAARLNIPVSQVNPRDAKACVIHGTDLKDLSQDQMDDILRNHTEIVFARTSPQQKLIIVEGCQRQGAIVAVTGDGVNDSPALKKADIGVAMGISGSDVSKQAADMILLDDNFASIVTGVEEGRLIFDNLKKSIAYTLTSNIPEITPFLLFIIVNIPLPLGTITILCIDLGTDMVPAISLAYEAAESDIMKRQPRNPFRDKLVNERLISIAYGQIGMIQALGGFFSYFVILAENGFLPSRLVGIRLDWDDRSCNDIEDSYGQQWTYEQRKIVEFTCHTAFFVSIVVVQWADVIICKTRRNSVFQQGMKNKILIFGLFEETALAAFLSYCPGMDVALRMYPLKPSWWFCAFPYSFLIFVYDEIRKLLIRRNPGGWVEKETYY; via the exons ATGCCGAAATTTCAAAG ACGTTTTAAGGGCGCTCCGGCAGAGAGGGGACACCTCTCAACCTGCGAGGAGGACAAGAAGAGTGACTGCGCCAACATGGGG TATGGCCGGTCAGACAGTTACCGCGTTGCCACCACACAGGACAAAGATGACCGATCCcccaagaagaagaaagggGGGGCGACGGGAACTAAGGATATGGACGACCTGAAGAAGGAAGTGCCCATT ACGGAACACAAGATGTCCGTAGAAGAGGTGTGCAGGAAATACCAGACGGACATTGTCCAG GGACTGACCAATGCCAAGGCAGCGGAGGTTCTGCTCAGGGATGGCCCCAACGCACTCACCCCGCCTCCCACCACCCCAGAATGGGTCAAGTTCTGTCGCCAGCTGTTCGGCGGCTTCTCCATCTTGCTGTGGATCGGCGCCATCCTTTGCTTCCTGGCCTATGCCATTCAGGCGGCCACCGAAGACGACCCTGCCGGAGACAAC TTGTACCTAGGTATTGTGCTCACGGCCGTCGTCGTCATTACCGGCTGCTTCTCGTATTTCCAAGAGGCCAAGAGCTCCAAAATCATGGAGTCTTTCAAGAACATGGTGCCTCAG CAAGCGCTGGTGATCCGAGAGGGCGAGAAGGTGCAGATCAACGCGGAAGAAGTGGTGGGCGGAGATCTAATCGAAGTGAAGGGAGGAGACAGAATCCCCGCCGACATCCGAGTGGTTTCAGCGCATGGCTGCAAG GTGGATAACTCCTCCCTAACAGGCGAATCAGAGCCTCAGAGCAGGTCACCCGACTGTACCCATGACAACCCCTTGGAAACTCGAAATGTGGCTTTCTTCTCTACCAACTGTGTGGAAG GCACGGCACGTGGCATCGTCATCTGCACCGGAGACCGCACGGTGATGGGTCGCATCGCTACCCTGACGTCCGGCCTGGAGACGGGCAAGACCCCCATCGCCAAGGAGATCGAGCACTTCATCCACATCATCACTGGCGTGGCCGTCTTCCTGGGCGTCACCTTCTTCGTCCTGGCCCTCATCCTGGGCTACAGCTGGCTGGAGGCTGTCATCTTCCTCATCGGAATCATCGTGGCTAACGTGCCCGAAGGCCTGTTGGCTACCGTCACT GTCTGTCTGACCCTGACCGCCAAGCGTATGGCCAAGAAGAACTGCCTGGTGAAGAATTTGGAAGCCGTGGAGACTCTGGGCTCCACCTCCACCATCTGCTCCGACAAGACGGGCACCCTGACCCAGAACAGGATGACGGTGGCCCACATGTGGTTCGACAACCAGATCCACGAGGCCGACACCACGGAGGACCAGTCTG gcgcCTCATTCGACAAGAGCTCGGTGACGTGGCAGTCACTGGCCCGCATCGCCTCTCTGTGCAACCGCGCTCAGTTCAAGGCGGGACAGGACTCGGTGGCCATCCTGAAGCGCGACGTGGCGGGCGACGCCTCCGAGTCAGCCCTGCTCAAGTGCATCGAGCTGTCCTGCGGCTCGGTCAGGATGATGCGGGAGAAGAACAAGAAGGTGGCCGAGATCCCCTTCAACTCCACCAACAAATACCAA CTCTCCGTGCACGAGACGGAGGACCCCAACGACAACCGCTACTTGCTGGTGATGAAGGGAGCCCCTGAGAGAATCCTGGATCGCTGCTCCACCATTTTGCTGCAGGGCAAAGAGCAGCCCATGGACGAGGAGTTGAAGGAGGCCTTCCAGAACGCCTACATGGAGCTGGGAGGACTGGGAGAGAGAGTGTTGG GCTTTTGCCACCTAATGCTGCCAGAGGACCAGTACCCAAAGGGCTTTGCCTTCGACACGGATGACGTCAACTTCCAAACGGACAACCTTTGCTTCGTGGGCCTCATGTCCATGATCGACCCTCCCCGTGCCGCCGTGCCCGATGCCGTGGGCAAGTGTCGATCTGCCGGTATCAAG gtCATCATGGTCACTGGAGATCATCCCATCACGGCCAAGGCCATCGCCAAGGGAGTGGGCATCATCTCTGAGGGCAACGAGACGGTGGAGGACATCGCCGCTCGTCTCAACATCCCcgtcagccaagtcaacccCAG ggATGCCAAGGCTTGCGTTATCCACGGCACTGACCTGAAGGATCTCTCTCAGGATCAGATGGACGACATCTTGAGGAACCACACGGAGATTGTCTTTGCGCGAACATCCCCTCAGCAGAAACTCATCATTGTAGAAGGTTGCCAGAGACAG GGTGCCATCGTGGCTGTGACAGGCGACGGCGTGAACGACTCGCCTGCCCTGAAGAAAGCCGACATTGGCGTCGCCATGGGAATCTCCGGCTCCGACGTGTCCAAACAAGCTGCCGACATGATCTTGCTGGATGACAATTTCGCCTCTATCGTCACAGGAGTGGaagaag GCCGCCTGATTTTTGATAACCTGAAGAAGTCCATCGCCTACACGCTGACCAGCAACATTCCGGAGATCACGCCCTTCCTCCTGTTCATCATCGTCAACATTCCTCTGCCACTCGGCACCATCACCATCCTCTGCATTGACCTGGGCACCGACATG GTGCCGGCTATCTCGCTGGCCTACGAAGCGGCGGAGAGCGACATCATGAAGCGCCAGCCCAGGAACCCCTTCAGGGACAAGCTGGTGAACGAGCGCCTCATCAGCATCGCCTACGGACAGATCG gtATGATCCAGGCTCTGGGCGGCTTCTTCTCCTACTTTGTCATCTTGGCCGAAAACGGCTTCCTGCCCAGTCGGCTGGTGGGCATCCGCCTGGACTGGGACGACCGCTCCTGCAACGACATAGAGGACAGCTACGGGCAGCAATGG ACGTACGAGCAGAGGAAGATCGTGGAGTTCACGTGCCACACGGCTTTCTTCGTCAGCATCGTGGTGGTGCAGTGGGCCGACGTCATCATCTGCAAGACCAGACGCAACTCCGTCTTCCAGCAGGGCATGAA GAACAAGATCTTGATCTTCGGCCTGTTTGAGGAAACGGCCCTGGCTGCCTTCCTGTCCTACTGTCCGGGcatggatgtggccctcaggaTGTATCCCCTCAA gCCTTCCTGGTGGTTCTGCGCCTTCCCTTACAGTTTCCTCATCTTTGTTTATGATGAAATTCGAAAGCTCCTCATCCGCCGGAACCCTGGAG GTTGGGTGGAGAAGGAGACATATTATTGA
- the atp1a3b gene encoding sodium/potassium-transporting ATPase subunit alpha-3b isoform X8, with the protein MGDKDDRSPKKKKGGATGTKDMDDLKKEVPITEHKMSVEEVCRKYQTDIVQGLTNAKAAEVLLRDGPNALTPPPTTPEWVKFCRQLFGGFSILLWIGAILCFLAYAIQAATEDDPAGDNLYLGIVLTAVVVITGCFSYFQEAKSSKIMESFKNMVPQQALVIREGEKVQINAEEVVGGDLIEVKGGDRIPADIRVVSAHGCKVDNSSLTGESEPQSRSPDCTHDNPLETRNVAFFSTNCVEGTARGIVICTGDRTVMGRIATLTSGLETGKTPIAKEIEHFIHIITGVAVFLGVTFFVLALILGYSWLEAVIFLIGIIVANVPEGLLATVTVCLTLTAKRMAKKNCLVKNLEAVETLGSTSTICSDKTGTLTQNRMTVAHMWFDNQIHEADTTEDQSGASFDKSSVTWQSLARIASLCNRAQFKAGQDSVAILKRDVAGDASESALLKCIELSCGSVRMMREKNKKVAEIPFNSTNKYQLSVHETEDPNDNRYLLVMKGAPERILDRCSTILLQGKEQPMDEELKEAFQNAYMELGGLGERVLGFCHLMLPEDQYPKGFAFDTDDVNFQTDNLCFVGLMSMIDPPRAAVPDAVGKCRSAGIKVIMVTGDHPITAKAIAKGVGIISEGNETVEDIAARLNIPVSQVNPRDAKACVIHGTDLKDLSQDQMDDILRNHTEIVFARTSPQQKLIIVEGCQRQGAIVAVTGDGVNDSPALKKADIGVAMGISGSDVSKQAADMILLDDNFASIVTGVEEGRLIFDNLKKSIAYTLTSNIPEITPFLLFIIVNIPLPLGTITILCIDLGTDMVPAISLAYEAAESDIMKRQPRNPFRDKLVNERLISIAYGQIGMIQALGGFFSYFVILAENGFLPSRLVGIRLDWDDRSCNDIEDSYGQQWTYEQRKIVEFTCHTAFFVSIVVVQWADVIICKTRRNSVFQQGMKNKILIFGLFEETALAAFLSYCPGMDVALRMYPLKPSWWFCAFPYSFLIFVYDEIRKLLIRRNPGGWVEKETYY; encoded by the exons ATGGGG GACAAAGATGACCGATCCcccaagaagaagaaagggGGGGCGACGGGAACTAAGGATATGGACGACCTGAAGAAGGAAGTGCCCATT ACGGAACACAAGATGTCCGTAGAAGAGGTGTGCAGGAAATACCAGACGGACATTGTCCAG GGACTGACCAATGCCAAGGCAGCGGAGGTTCTGCTCAGGGATGGCCCCAACGCACTCACCCCGCCTCCCACCACCCCAGAATGGGTCAAGTTCTGTCGCCAGCTGTTCGGCGGCTTCTCCATCTTGCTGTGGATCGGCGCCATCCTTTGCTTCCTGGCCTATGCCATTCAGGCGGCCACCGAAGACGACCCTGCCGGAGACAAC TTGTACCTAGGTATTGTGCTCACGGCCGTCGTCGTCATTACCGGCTGCTTCTCGTATTTCCAAGAGGCCAAGAGCTCCAAAATCATGGAGTCTTTCAAGAACATGGTGCCTCAG CAAGCGCTGGTGATCCGAGAGGGCGAGAAGGTGCAGATCAACGCGGAAGAAGTGGTGGGCGGAGATCTAATCGAAGTGAAGGGAGGAGACAGAATCCCCGCCGACATCCGAGTGGTTTCAGCGCATGGCTGCAAG GTGGATAACTCCTCCCTAACAGGCGAATCAGAGCCTCAGAGCAGGTCACCCGACTGTACCCATGACAACCCCTTGGAAACTCGAAATGTGGCTTTCTTCTCTACCAACTGTGTGGAAG GCACGGCACGTGGCATCGTCATCTGCACCGGAGACCGCACGGTGATGGGTCGCATCGCTACCCTGACGTCCGGCCTGGAGACGGGCAAGACCCCCATCGCCAAGGAGATCGAGCACTTCATCCACATCATCACTGGCGTGGCCGTCTTCCTGGGCGTCACCTTCTTCGTCCTGGCCCTCATCCTGGGCTACAGCTGGCTGGAGGCTGTCATCTTCCTCATCGGAATCATCGTGGCTAACGTGCCCGAAGGCCTGTTGGCTACCGTCACT GTCTGTCTGACCCTGACCGCCAAGCGTATGGCCAAGAAGAACTGCCTGGTGAAGAATTTGGAAGCCGTGGAGACTCTGGGCTCCACCTCCACCATCTGCTCCGACAAGACGGGCACCCTGACCCAGAACAGGATGACGGTGGCCCACATGTGGTTCGACAACCAGATCCACGAGGCCGACACCACGGAGGACCAGTCTG gcgcCTCATTCGACAAGAGCTCGGTGACGTGGCAGTCACTGGCCCGCATCGCCTCTCTGTGCAACCGCGCTCAGTTCAAGGCGGGACAGGACTCGGTGGCCATCCTGAAGCGCGACGTGGCGGGCGACGCCTCCGAGTCAGCCCTGCTCAAGTGCATCGAGCTGTCCTGCGGCTCGGTCAGGATGATGCGGGAGAAGAACAAGAAGGTGGCCGAGATCCCCTTCAACTCCACCAACAAATACCAA CTCTCCGTGCACGAGACGGAGGACCCCAACGACAACCGCTACTTGCTGGTGATGAAGGGAGCCCCTGAGAGAATCCTGGATCGCTGCTCCACCATTTTGCTGCAGGGCAAAGAGCAGCCCATGGACGAGGAGTTGAAGGAGGCCTTCCAGAACGCCTACATGGAGCTGGGAGGACTGGGAGAGAGAGTGTTGG GCTTTTGCCACCTAATGCTGCCAGAGGACCAGTACCCAAAGGGCTTTGCCTTCGACACGGATGACGTCAACTTCCAAACGGACAACCTTTGCTTCGTGGGCCTCATGTCCATGATCGACCCTCCCCGTGCCGCCGTGCCCGATGCCGTGGGCAAGTGTCGATCTGCCGGTATCAAG gtCATCATGGTCACTGGAGATCATCCCATCACGGCCAAGGCCATCGCCAAGGGAGTGGGCATCATCTCTGAGGGCAACGAGACGGTGGAGGACATCGCCGCTCGTCTCAACATCCCcgtcagccaagtcaacccCAG ggATGCCAAGGCTTGCGTTATCCACGGCACTGACCTGAAGGATCTCTCTCAGGATCAGATGGACGACATCTTGAGGAACCACACGGAGATTGTCTTTGCGCGAACATCCCCTCAGCAGAAACTCATCATTGTAGAAGGTTGCCAGAGACAG GGTGCCATCGTGGCTGTGACAGGCGACGGCGTGAACGACTCGCCTGCCCTGAAGAAAGCCGACATTGGCGTCGCCATGGGAATCTCCGGCTCCGACGTGTCCAAACAAGCTGCCGACATGATCTTGCTGGATGACAATTTCGCCTCTATCGTCACAGGAGTGGaagaag GCCGCCTGATTTTTGATAACCTGAAGAAGTCCATCGCCTACACGCTGACCAGCAACATTCCGGAGATCACGCCCTTCCTCCTGTTCATCATCGTCAACATTCCTCTGCCACTCGGCACCATCACCATCCTCTGCATTGACCTGGGCACCGACATG GTGCCGGCTATCTCGCTGGCCTACGAAGCGGCGGAGAGCGACATCATGAAGCGCCAGCCCAGGAACCCCTTCAGGGACAAGCTGGTGAACGAGCGCCTCATCAGCATCGCCTACGGACAGATCG gtATGATCCAGGCTCTGGGCGGCTTCTTCTCCTACTTTGTCATCTTGGCCGAAAACGGCTTCCTGCCCAGTCGGCTGGTGGGCATCCGCCTGGACTGGGACGACCGCTCCTGCAACGACATAGAGGACAGCTACGGGCAGCAATGG ACGTACGAGCAGAGGAAGATCGTGGAGTTCACGTGCCACACGGCTTTCTTCGTCAGCATCGTGGTGGTGCAGTGGGCCGACGTCATCATCTGCAAGACCAGACGCAACTCCGTCTTCCAGCAGGGCATGAA GAACAAGATCTTGATCTTCGGCCTGTTTGAGGAAACGGCCCTGGCTGCCTTCCTGTCCTACTGTCCGGGcatggatgtggccctcaggaTGTATCCCCTCAA gCCTTCCTGGTGGTTCTGCGCCTTCCCTTACAGTTTCCTCATCTTTGTTTATGATGAAATTCGAAAGCTCCTCATCCGCCGGAACCCTGGAG GTTGGGTGGAGAAGGAGACATATTATTGA
- the atp1a3b gene encoding sodium/potassium-transporting ATPase subunit alpha-3b isoform X6 — MRGEQEDGGGTSASNVDKDDRSPKKKKGGATGTKDMDDLKKEVPITEHKMSVEEVCRKYQTDIVQGLTNAKAAEVLLRDGPNALTPPPTTPEWVKFCRQLFGGFSILLWIGAILCFLAYAIQAATEDDPAGDNLYLGIVLTAVVVITGCFSYFQEAKSSKIMESFKNMVPQQALVIREGEKVQINAEEVVGGDLIEVKGGDRIPADIRVVSAHGCKVDNSSLTGESEPQSRSPDCTHDNPLETRNVAFFSTNCVEGTARGIVICTGDRTVMGRIATLTSGLETGKTPIAKEIEHFIHIITGVAVFLGVTFFVLALILGYSWLEAVIFLIGIIVANVPEGLLATVTVCLTLTAKRMAKKNCLVKNLEAVETLGSTSTICSDKTGTLTQNRMTVAHMWFDNQIHEADTTEDQSGASFDKSSVTWQSLARIASLCNRAQFKAGQDSVAILKRDVAGDASESALLKCIELSCGSVRMMREKNKKVAEIPFNSTNKYQLSVHETEDPNDNRYLLVMKGAPERILDRCSTILLQGKEQPMDEELKEAFQNAYMELGGLGERVLGFCHLMLPEDQYPKGFAFDTDDVNFQTDNLCFVGLMSMIDPPRAAVPDAVGKCRSAGIKVIMVTGDHPITAKAIAKGVGIISEGNETVEDIAARLNIPVSQVNPRDAKACVIHGTDLKDLSQDQMDDILRNHTEIVFARTSPQQKLIIVEGCQRQGAIVAVTGDGVNDSPALKKADIGVAMGISGSDVSKQAADMILLDDNFASIVTGVEEGRLIFDNLKKSIAYTLTSNIPEITPFLLFIIVNIPLPLGTITILCIDLGTDMVPAISLAYEAAESDIMKRQPRNPFRDKLVNERLISIAYGQIGMIQALGGFFSYFVILAENGFLPSRLVGIRLDWDDRSCNDIEDSYGQQWTYEQRKIVEFTCHTAFFVSIVVVQWADVIICKTRRNSVFQQGMKNKILIFGLFEETALAAFLSYCPGMDVALRMYPLKPSWWFCAFPYSFLIFVYDEIRKLLIRRNPGGWVEKETYY, encoded by the exons GACAAAGATGACCGATCCcccaagaagaagaaagggGGGGCGACGGGAACTAAGGATATGGACGACCTGAAGAAGGAAGTGCCCATT ACGGAACACAAGATGTCCGTAGAAGAGGTGTGCAGGAAATACCAGACGGACATTGTCCAG GGACTGACCAATGCCAAGGCAGCGGAGGTTCTGCTCAGGGATGGCCCCAACGCACTCACCCCGCCTCCCACCACCCCAGAATGGGTCAAGTTCTGTCGCCAGCTGTTCGGCGGCTTCTCCATCTTGCTGTGGATCGGCGCCATCCTTTGCTTCCTGGCCTATGCCATTCAGGCGGCCACCGAAGACGACCCTGCCGGAGACAAC TTGTACCTAGGTATTGTGCTCACGGCCGTCGTCGTCATTACCGGCTGCTTCTCGTATTTCCAAGAGGCCAAGAGCTCCAAAATCATGGAGTCTTTCAAGAACATGGTGCCTCAG CAAGCGCTGGTGATCCGAGAGGGCGAGAAGGTGCAGATCAACGCGGAAGAAGTGGTGGGCGGAGATCTAATCGAAGTGAAGGGAGGAGACAGAATCCCCGCCGACATCCGAGTGGTTTCAGCGCATGGCTGCAAG GTGGATAACTCCTCCCTAACAGGCGAATCAGAGCCTCAGAGCAGGTCACCCGACTGTACCCATGACAACCCCTTGGAAACTCGAAATGTGGCTTTCTTCTCTACCAACTGTGTGGAAG GCACGGCACGTGGCATCGTCATCTGCACCGGAGACCGCACGGTGATGGGTCGCATCGCTACCCTGACGTCCGGCCTGGAGACGGGCAAGACCCCCATCGCCAAGGAGATCGAGCACTTCATCCACATCATCACTGGCGTGGCCGTCTTCCTGGGCGTCACCTTCTTCGTCCTGGCCCTCATCCTGGGCTACAGCTGGCTGGAGGCTGTCATCTTCCTCATCGGAATCATCGTGGCTAACGTGCCCGAAGGCCTGTTGGCTACCGTCACT GTCTGTCTGACCCTGACCGCCAAGCGTATGGCCAAGAAGAACTGCCTGGTGAAGAATTTGGAAGCCGTGGAGACTCTGGGCTCCACCTCCACCATCTGCTCCGACAAGACGGGCACCCTGACCCAGAACAGGATGACGGTGGCCCACATGTGGTTCGACAACCAGATCCACGAGGCCGACACCACGGAGGACCAGTCTG gcgcCTCATTCGACAAGAGCTCGGTGACGTGGCAGTCACTGGCCCGCATCGCCTCTCTGTGCAACCGCGCTCAGTTCAAGGCGGGACAGGACTCGGTGGCCATCCTGAAGCGCGACGTGGCGGGCGACGCCTCCGAGTCAGCCCTGCTCAAGTGCATCGAGCTGTCCTGCGGCTCGGTCAGGATGATGCGGGAGAAGAACAAGAAGGTGGCCGAGATCCCCTTCAACTCCACCAACAAATACCAA CTCTCCGTGCACGAGACGGAGGACCCCAACGACAACCGCTACTTGCTGGTGATGAAGGGAGCCCCTGAGAGAATCCTGGATCGCTGCTCCACCATTTTGCTGCAGGGCAAAGAGCAGCCCATGGACGAGGAGTTGAAGGAGGCCTTCCAGAACGCCTACATGGAGCTGGGAGGACTGGGAGAGAGAGTGTTGG GCTTTTGCCACCTAATGCTGCCAGAGGACCAGTACCCAAAGGGCTTTGCCTTCGACACGGATGACGTCAACTTCCAAACGGACAACCTTTGCTTCGTGGGCCTCATGTCCATGATCGACCCTCCCCGTGCCGCCGTGCCCGATGCCGTGGGCAAGTGTCGATCTGCCGGTATCAAG gtCATCATGGTCACTGGAGATCATCCCATCACGGCCAAGGCCATCGCCAAGGGAGTGGGCATCATCTCTGAGGGCAACGAGACGGTGGAGGACATCGCCGCTCGTCTCAACATCCCcgtcagccaagtcaacccCAG ggATGCCAAGGCTTGCGTTATCCACGGCACTGACCTGAAGGATCTCTCTCAGGATCAGATGGACGACATCTTGAGGAACCACACGGAGATTGTCTTTGCGCGAACATCCCCTCAGCAGAAACTCATCATTGTAGAAGGTTGCCAGAGACAG GGTGCCATCGTGGCTGTGACAGGCGACGGCGTGAACGACTCGCCTGCCCTGAAGAAAGCCGACATTGGCGTCGCCATGGGAATCTCCGGCTCCGACGTGTCCAAACAAGCTGCCGACATGATCTTGCTGGATGACAATTTCGCCTCTATCGTCACAGGAGTGGaagaag GCCGCCTGATTTTTGATAACCTGAAGAAGTCCATCGCCTACACGCTGACCAGCAACATTCCGGAGATCACGCCCTTCCTCCTGTTCATCATCGTCAACATTCCTCTGCCACTCGGCACCATCACCATCCTCTGCATTGACCTGGGCACCGACATG GTGCCGGCTATCTCGCTGGCCTACGAAGCGGCGGAGAGCGACATCATGAAGCGCCAGCCCAGGAACCCCTTCAGGGACAAGCTGGTGAACGAGCGCCTCATCAGCATCGCCTACGGACAGATCG gtATGATCCAGGCTCTGGGCGGCTTCTTCTCCTACTTTGTCATCTTGGCCGAAAACGGCTTCCTGCCCAGTCGGCTGGTGGGCATCCGCCTGGACTGGGACGACCGCTCCTGCAACGACATAGAGGACAGCTACGGGCAGCAATGG ACGTACGAGCAGAGGAAGATCGTGGAGTTCACGTGCCACACGGCTTTCTTCGTCAGCATCGTGGTGGTGCAGTGGGCCGACGTCATCATCTGCAAGACCAGACGCAACTCCGTCTTCCAGCAGGGCATGAA GAACAAGATCTTGATCTTCGGCCTGTTTGAGGAAACGGCCCTGGCTGCCTTCCTGTCCTACTGTCCGGGcatggatgtggccctcaggaTGTATCCCCTCAA gCCTTCCTGGTGGTTCTGCGCCTTCCCTTACAGTTTCCTCATCTTTGTTTATGATGAAATTCGAAAGCTCCTCATCCGCCGGAACCCTGGAG GTTGGGTGGAGAAGGAGACATATTATTGA